Sequence from the Rickettsiales bacterium genome:
TTCTTCATTGGAAGCGAAACGGCGCATATGGGGCATAGCCTGTGAGAACTGGCCCTGATAACCTGCAAATACATCGCGCGTCAGTAGCGGAACACCTGTACCGACCAGCAGTATGAACAGGCCCGAAAGACGCGGACCGGGTTCAATAACTTCGCCGATACCGCTCATGTAAAGCGATGTGGATTGCAGGCAGGCCGGAACATCCGCACCGAGCGACAGGGCAAGTTCCTGCATATCCTGCGGCTCCGCATTGATCTTCCACAGGCGCGTGAGCAACTGCAATGTAGCGGCTGCATCGGCCGAACCGCCGCCAATGCCGGAGCCGATAGGTAATTGTTTCTGCAGGCTGATGGCGGCGCCTTCCTTAATGTGGAAACGCTGCTGCAGCGCTGTTGCCGCTTTCATGACAAGGTTGTCCTGAGAGGAAAGCGCAGCGCCATAAGTTCCGCTTATGCGTAAAGTAACACGGTCGCTGGGAGAAACTTCAAGCACATCGCCTGTATTAGCAAACGCCACCAGGCTATCCAGCGCATGGTAGCCATTTGCAGTCTTACCGGTAATATGCAGGTAAAGATTAATCTTGGCGGCAGCGGTGGCACTTATCGTCTTCATTGCACTTCCAATGATTTCGGTGTCTTCTTCGCGTCCGCTTTGCTGATCGGAGCAATCGGCGCAAGGCCGTGCGCAAGTTTTTCCATCAATGCGTTACGGGTCTGCTCGTCAGGTTTATAATCCAGCGCGCGTCTCCACTGGTAACCCGCTTCCGTTTTACGGCCCAGCTGCCAGTAAGTGTCGCCAAGATGCTCATTCACCGTCGGATCATCGGGAATACGTTCCAGCGCCTGCTCAAAATATTCCTGTGCATCCTTGAAGTCCCCTTCGCTATACAGGGCGAACCCCATGGAGTCGATAATCTGCGCATCTTCCGGCCGGGCATCGTAGGCTTCGCTGATCATCTTTTTCGCCTGGGCGATATTGCGATGCTTGGTCAGCCAGCTGTAACCGAGGTAATTCAATACATCAGGATCTTCCGGGCTCAGTTTCAGGGCGCTCTGCATATCCTGTTCGGTTTTTTCGAACTGTCCGAGCTTGTCATAACAGATGCCGCGCGAGAAAAAGATAATCCAGTTCGGCTTCTGCGGCGTCTTAAGGCGAACCAGCGCAGCATCATAAGACTCAATGGCCTGGGCATATTGTCCCTGTATGCGCAGAATATCTCCTTTAGCCAGTAATGCGGAAACCATGGTGGGATGTTGCTGGGCGATGGCGTCGAGATCGCTGACTGCCCCGGGTTTATCTCCCAGTTCGCTCTTGTCGTATGCCGCCATAATCTGCGCCTGAATTCCATAAGGGGAATCCTTGGCAATGGACCGGTAGGTTTCTATGGCATGTTTATAGTCGCGTTCCAGCTCATACGTGCTGGCGAGCAGAAATTGCGCGGCAGCAAAATCCGGGCGCAGGAAGAGGGCAATCTTCAATGTTGTAATCTCGTCCGTCGGTGCGCGTACGCCGTGGAAGAGGCCGGCAATCGTATAGAATGCTTCCGCTAATCCTTCGGAGGCATTGGCAACAAGCGGTTTCGGCGGCTGCGAACCTAAAGCATCTTCCGCAAGAATTGTTTCACCG
This genomic interval carries:
- a CDS encoding 4-(cytidine 5'-diphospho)-2-C-methyl-D-erythritol kinase, translating into MKTISATAAAKINLYLHITGKTANGYHALDSLVAFANTGDVLEVSPSDRVTLRISGTYGAALSSQDNLVMKAATALQQRFHIKEGAAISLQKQLPIGSGIGGGSADAAATLQLLTRLWKINAEPQDMQELALSLGADVPACLQSTSLYMSGIGEVIEPGPRLSGLFILLVGTGVPLLTRDVFAGYQGQFSQAMPHMRRFASNEELIRFLNSTRNDLQDAAIALMPEIATILQALSTEKDCLLSRMSGSGSTCFGLFAKRKYAEDAAIRLNRQYPGWWIRVAGLL
- a CDS encoding tetratricopeptide repeat protein, translating into MTPAFAQAEQSPAAPAPKGTPKDAIPFGDYLAGKFAESSGDSQKSIKFLQESLARDPNNQDVLSNLYREYIAEGNITQAVATAQKLGGNKTLDDGNDFSPNLLLCTEAVKRGDFAAAEKFLQSVPKTGFNTLLVPLMEAWLKLGNKEIKAALNAKDIMHNDKMMLPDIYLNAAYINEIAGFGPEALQQYETAANDPNVVSLRALEALANYYARHDKKDKYKQLVDSYTAVHGETILAEDALGSQPPKPLVANASEGLAEAFYTIAGLFHGVRAPTDEITTLKIALFLRPDFAAAQFLLASTYELERDYKHAIETYRSIAKDSPYGIQAQIMAAYDKSELGDKPGAVSDLDAIAQQHPTMVSALLAKGDILRIQGQYAQAIESYDAALVRLKTPQKPNWIIFFSRGICYDKLGQFEKTEQDMQSALKLSPEDPDVLNYLGYSWLTKHRNIAQAKKMISEAYDARPEDAQIIDSMGFALYSEGDFKDAQEYFEQALERIPDDPTVNEHLGDTYWQLGRKTEAGYQWRRALDYKPDEQTRNALMEKLAHGLAPIAPISKADAKKTPKSLEVQ